One window from the genome of Myxococcales bacterium encodes:
- a CDS encoding response regulator: protein MSLILIVDDNPTLVRVIEIALARAGYEAISAADGEEGLAVARARLPDLILVDFIMPKLNGYQFCRELAVDDQLRHTPVILMSGRGDQVGARFVRTMGIVDYVAKPFAPEALVATIAAALEKYQRPQESHTQPVLPSEDPSAQARAHEQAVGVVQAQLEEVLSAKYLIPEDTGLSAREAAAHPRTTAPATLTAAATDIVYADSAVKDLLATLPLTAQNAAMIVDLEKFALSDLLSLMASQGQTGVIEILQRGQAAPTTISIFLERGWVQSAIARGVREEFVLGRFLVQAGLIEQAALEAHVAALAPEHGRLGESLVAKGLVKEVDVRACLARQTSELIYEALRFSRGELRFRPLPAIEVTARGANLRLDIEGLLMEGYRRVDEWHLIEQTIDDFDAVFVKNDEAVGRMGTGRLSRDEQTTLDLIDGRHTVRDIIAKTNLVAFSAARLLTRLAALRLIRRRIRPIAVT from the coding sequence ATGAGTTTGATCCTCATTGTCGATGACAATCCAACGCTCGTGCGCGTCATCGAGATCGCGCTTGCGCGCGCCGGCTATGAGGCAATTTCGGCCGCCGATGGCGAAGAGGGCCTGGCCGTCGCGCGCGCCCGCCTGCCGGATCTAATCTTGGTCGATTTCATCATGCCCAAGCTCAACGGCTATCAATTTTGCAGGGAGCTGGCGGTCGATGACCAGTTGCGCCACACGCCCGTCATTTTGATGAGCGGTCGCGGCGATCAAGTGGGTGCGCGCTTCGTGCGCACCATGGGCATCGTCGATTACGTCGCCAAGCCATTCGCGCCCGAGGCGCTCGTGGCGACCATCGCCGCGGCGCTCGAAAAATATCAACGTCCGCAAGAGAGCCACACGCAGCCGGTCTTGCCTTCCGAGGACCCCAGCGCGCAGGCTCGCGCGCATGAACAAGCCGTCGGGGTGGTGCAGGCGCAGCTTGAGGAGGTCCTTAGCGCGAAATACTTGATTCCCGAGGACACTGGCCTCAGCGCGAGGGAGGCTGCGGCCCACCCGCGTACCACGGCGCCAGCCACGCTCACCGCGGCGGCGACCGACATCGTCTATGCCGACAGCGCGGTCAAGGACTTGCTCGCCACCCTGCCGCTGACCGCGCAAAACGCGGCCATGATCGTCGACCTCGAGAAATTCGCGCTCAGCGATCTGCTCAGCCTGATGGCCAGCCAAGGGCAAACCGGGGTCATTGAGATCTTGCAGCGTGGTCAGGCCGCGCCGACAACCATCAGCATTTTTCTCGAGCGCGGCTGGGTGCAATCGGCCATTGCGCGCGGCGTGCGCGAGGAATTCGTCCTCGGGCGCTTTCTCGTGCAAGCTGGCCTCATCGAGCAAGCGGCGCTCGAGGCCCACGTCGCCGCGCTTGCCCCGGAGCATGGGCGGCTGGGCGAGTCGCTGGTGGCCAAGGGGCTGGTAAAAGAGGTCGACGTGCGGGCGTGCCTCGCGCGCCAAACTAGTGAGCTCATCTATGAGGCCTTGCGGTTTTCACGCGGCGAGCTGCGCTTTCGCCCCTTGCCCGCAATCGAGGTCACGGCGCGCGGCGCCAACCTGCGCCTGGATATCGAGGGCCTCTTGATGGAAGGCTATCGCCGCGTCGACGAGTGGCACCTCATCGAACAGACCATCGACGATTTTGACGCCGTGTTCGTCAAGAATGACGAAGCGGTTGGGCGCATGGGCACGGGGCGGCTTAGCCGCGACGAGCAGACGACGCTCGACCTCATCGACGGTCGCCATACCGTGCGCGATATCATCGCCAAGACCAACTTGGTGGCGTTTAGCGCCGCGCGCTTGCTGACGCGCCTCGCGGCCTTGCGGCTGATACGGCGCAGGATCCGCCCAATCGCCGTAACCTAG
- a CDS encoding FAD-dependent oxidoreductase: MEEAFDLVVIGGGSGGVRAARIAATHGARVAIVEKSRWGGTCVVRGCIPKKLFVYAAQAREALALAASFGHQIEHRGHDFAALRDAVAGEVTRLSGLYRGNLARAGVVLFEGEAACVDAHTVAVRTGAGERRLRGEKLLLAVGGVPRRLAVPGGELIDVSDDFFTLRERPAHAVVIGAGFIAAEFASVLIALGGRVTMVVRGGRGLPGFDDDVATRVFAGLAARGVDIRWHTEVAAVEKNAAGLRVTTKASAGTDGAGAGELTCTWICAAIGRDPNLDGLGLASLGVALGPQGHIVVDEWSQTSVPGVFAVGDCTGRVQLTPAAIREGHAFADSQFGGPRRPLRHGVVPSAVFSLPQAAGVGLTEAEARSQFGAACGIYQTEFRALQSALLPADAAFDRIFMKLVVQGEAEIVVGAHMVGDGAAEIIQMAGIAVTAGLTKADFDATLALHPTAAEEFVLLKKQ; encoded by the coding sequence GTGGAGGAGGCCTTTGACCTCGTCGTGATCGGGGGCGGCTCGGGCGGCGTGCGCGCCGCGCGTATCGCGGCGACGCATGGCGCGCGCGTCGCGATCGTCGAAAAATCGCGGTGGGGCGGCACCTGCGTCGTGCGCGGCTGCATCCCGAAAAAATTGTTTGTTTACGCCGCGCAGGCGCGCGAAGCGCTAGCGCTGGCAGCCTCATTCGGCCACCAGATCGAGCATCGCGGCCACGACTTTGCGGCGTTGCGCGACGCGGTCGCCGGCGAGGTTACCCGCCTCTCGGGGCTTTATCGCGGCAATTTGGCGCGCGCGGGCGTGGTGTTATTTGAAGGCGAGGCCGCGTGCGTCGACGCGCATACCGTGGCAGTGCGCACGGGGGCTGGTGAGCGGCGACTTCGCGGCGAAAAACTACTGCTCGCGGTCGGCGGCGTGCCGCGTCGGCTCGCGGTGCCCGGCGGCGAACTCATCGACGTGTCCGACGACTTTTTTACCTTGCGCGAGCGTCCCGCCCATGCGGTGGTCATTGGCGCGGGGTTTATTGCCGCCGAATTTGCCAGCGTGCTCATTGCGCTTGGCGGCCGGGTCACCATGGTGGTGCGCGGCGGCCGAGGCTTGCCTGGCTTTGACGACGACGTGGCGACGCGCGTGTTTGCGGGGCTTGCCGCGCGTGGCGTCGACATCCGCTGGCACACCGAGGTGGCCGCGGTCGAAAAAAACGCCGCGGGACTGCGCGTTACAACCAAGGCATCGGCAGGGACCGATGGGGCAGGCGCCGGTGAGCTCACGTGTACGTGGATTTGCGCCGCCATCGGGCGCGATCCGAATCTTGACGGGTTGGGCCTTGCATCACTGGGCGTCGCGTTGGGACCGCAGGGCCACATCGTCGTCGATGAGTGGTCGCAGACCTCGGTGCCAGGCGTGTTTGCGGTCGGTGATTGCACCGGCCGCGTGCAGCTAACGCCAGCGGCGATCCGCGAGGGCCACGCGTTTGCCGACTCGCAGTTTGGTGGTCCGCGGCGCCCGCTTCGCCACGGCGTCGTGCCCAGTGCCGTGTTTTCGCTGCCGCAGGCCGCGGGCGTCGGCCTTACCGAAGCCGAGGCGCGGTCGCAATTTGGTGCGGCTTGCGGGATATATCAAACCGAATTTCGCGCGCTACAATCAGCGCTGCTCCCGGCTGACGCCGCATTTGATCGCATCTTTATGAAGTTGGTGGTGCAAGGCGAGGCCGAGATCGTCGTTGGTGCGCACATGGTCGGCGACGGCGCAGCCGAAATCATTCAGATGGCGGGGATCGCCGTCACCGCGGGCCTGACCAAGGCCGACTTTGACGCCACCTTAGCCCTCCATCCAACCGCGGCAGAAGAGTTCGTGTTGCTGAAAAAGCAATAA
- a CDS encoding RluA family pseudouridine synthase: MATVDANQTTKRIPADRVVSANWGQCLPLAQDDLPADLADELADDLDAGADMGHASHLDADGQPRIVERRFIVAQEFHGYRLDHYLQRMIPRLSRTKIQQVVRTTLVRSAAPDRTWKAHTPVAQGEQWVIRRQARAEPPCPRDFAVLDEDDDVMVVDKPAGLPMHASAKFYFNTLTRVLLERYPHVPMQICHRLDRETSGIVVVAKHKDAARVVKNAFLHKRVQKRYIALVAGVPPWPSAAGSAFRIDAPLRLATSRESVRLAHLKMVVGDGGLPSQTEVRVLDAAPGPGGGCALVQCAPITGRQHQLRAHLAHAGYPIIGDKLYAHGDDVFTSYCDDGLTDDMLAALELPRHALHAATIAFPHPRGGVMRVFAPLPADIRELFERKTGRAPALKLG; this comes from the coding sequence ATGGCCACTGTCGACGCAAACCAGACGACCAAGCGGATCCCCGCCGATCGCGTTGTTTCGGCCAATTGGGGGCAATGCTTGCCACTCGCCCAGGACGATCTACCGGCCGATCTGGCTGACGAGCTGGCTGACGATCTCGATGCCGGGGCCGACATGGGGCACGCGTCCCATCTCGATGCCGACGGCCAGCCGCGCATCGTTGAGCGGAGATTTATTGTCGCACAAGAATTCCATGGCTATCGTCTCGATCACTACCTGCAGCGCATGATTCCGCGGCTGTCGCGCACGAAGATCCAACAGGTCGTGCGCACGACGCTGGTGCGCAGCGCGGCACCCGATCGGACGTGGAAGGCGCACACGCCGGTGGCCCAAGGGGAGCAATGGGTCATTCGCCGGCAGGCGCGCGCCGAGCCACCGTGCCCGCGCGACTTCGCCGTGCTCGACGAGGACGATGACGTCATGGTCGTCGACAAGCCGGCAGGCCTGCCCATGCACGCGAGCGCCAAGTTCTATTTTAATACGCTTACGCGCGTGCTGCTCGAGCGCTATCCGCACGTGCCGATGCAAATTTGTCATCGCCTCGATCGCGAGACGTCGGGCATCGTCGTGGTGGCCAAACACAAAGACGCCGCCCGCGTAGTCAAGAATGCCTTTCTGCACAAGCGGGTGCAAAAGCGCTACATCGCGCTCGTCGCCGGGGTGCCGCCATGGCCGTCGGCGGCAGGCTCGGCGTTTCGCATCGATGCGCCGCTGCGGCTGGCGACGTCGCGCGAGAGCGTGCGCCTGGCGCATCTTAAGATGGTGGTGGGCGACGGCGGCCTACCCTCGCAAACCGAGGTGCGGGTGCTCGATGCGGCGCCCGGCCCTGGCGGCGGCTGTGCCCTGGTGCAATGCGCGCCGATTACCGGTCGCCAACATCAGCTGCGCGCGCACCTGGCGCACGCCGGTTATCCAATTATTGGCGACAAGCTGTATGCGCATGGCGATGACGTCTTTACCAGCTACTGCGACGACGGCCTGACCGACGACATGCTCGCCGCGCTGGAGCTGCCGCGCCACGCGCTGCACGCGGCGACGATCGCCTTTCCGCACCCACGCGGCGGCGTGATGCGCGTGTTCGCGCCCTTGCCTGCCGACATTCGCGAGCTGTTCGAGCGCAAGACCGGTCGTGCGCCCGCCTTGAAATTGGGCTAA
- a CDS encoding serine/threonine protein kinase has protein sequence MGALYLAVTGDRGLERLLAIKTVLPHLADSEYMARFRDEAKVVVKLSHGNLVPVFDAGQVSGELFLAMDFVEGRDLRAVWNRCAKKQVAFPVDVAVYLVKELCRGLHYAHTFPDLALVHRDISPPNILVSFSGEVKLTDFGLASSSLKMEKTAPGIIYGKVAYMSPEQARGEKLDGRSDQYALAIVLWELLTGRQLFPPGKDQPQDLINRSKNPGVTPPSQRASRVPKDLDAICLRALAPSRDERYESCDQFRQALQTWLAVHAPTTDAVRVSGFLHDLFDADIADDRANRAALINRLQTRAMTLPPTDELRQILQRGGADGADEPGGRSPGRRASDRGDLGNDRRQAFTRRGSSDDGLLPPATDGNLALDASDADPQDLAGVVLEGRYRIDRLIGEGGMGMVYLGEHMQIGRKVAIKVLHQSYSRMPELLERFRREARAASRIGHPNIVDITDSGNTPGGSAYFVMEYLDGVELAQELERQGALSLQRAAHIGISVCRALAAAHAVGIIHRDLKPENIFLLKKDGGPDVVKVLDFGIAKTAEAEEVRERRLTSPGMTMGTPEYMAPEQAAGKLADVRSDIYSVGAVLYEMLTGVPPYYGENFLEILTKKATVDPQPTVALRKSIPASVDALVMRAMARDPSARQQTMAELEADLARVVAEEQAAFALAPTGERRRLSSLPPMLSPSAAESVGQAAFVSPLTPTLPFSPFDSHQGLASAVDVANVSSPSHSGLVTPMEGSHSSVPYTDAVVRVKPSSWTTLAGIVLGASVIAILGILLYAAAGERNGGDAKAAAQAEMLMTGKQATLPVPSPAPPVAIEAAPVSAQVPPMAGAATQADAAAPPPAPSSDVTSRDSSNERGTPKSRPSTRKETVRVATPKRSDDAVKLLDRADKLASQGETATARVYYDAVLDSNMLAGRAYLGLGRLELAANPKKAAALFEKAAAKGASVDANRLLAPLYEKLGEPRKAAERYEWLMESDPKRKAEWSRALSRLRAR, from the coding sequence ATGGGCGCGCTGTACTTGGCCGTCACCGGCGATCGCGGGCTCGAGCGATTGCTTGCGATTAAGACCGTGCTGCCACACCTCGCCGATAGCGAATACATGGCGCGTTTTCGCGACGAAGCCAAGGTAGTCGTCAAGCTCTCGCACGGCAACTTGGTGCCGGTGTTCGATGCCGGCCAGGTGAGCGGCGAGCTTTTTCTGGCGATGGATTTTGTCGAAGGCCGCGACCTGCGCGCCGTGTGGAATCGCTGCGCCAAAAAACAAGTCGCGTTTCCGGTCGATGTCGCGGTCTACCTGGTCAAGGAGCTCTGCCGCGGCCTGCACTACGCGCATACGTTTCCCGATTTGGCGCTGGTGCATCGCGATATTTCGCCGCCCAACATCTTGGTGTCGTTTAGCGGCGAGGTCAAGCTGACGGATTTCGGGCTGGCCTCGTCGTCGCTCAAGATGGAAAAAACCGCGCCTGGAATTATCTACGGCAAGGTCGCGTACATGTCACCCGAGCAGGCGCGCGGCGAAAAGCTCGATGGTCGCTCTGATCAGTATGCGCTGGCGATTGTGCTGTGGGAGCTGCTCACGGGCCGCCAACTCTTTCCGCCGGGCAAAGACCAACCGCAAGACTTAATCAACCGCTCCAAGAACCCTGGCGTGACGCCGCCGTCTCAGCGCGCCTCGCGCGTGCCCAAGGACCTCGACGCCATCTGCCTGCGCGCGCTTGCGCCCAGCCGCGACGAACGCTACGAGTCGTGTGATCAGTTTCGTCAGGCGCTGCAAACCTGGCTGGCCGTCCACGCACCCACGACCGATGCGGTGCGCGTTAGTGGCTTTTTGCACGACCTCTTTGACGCGGATATTGCCGATGACCGCGCCAACCGCGCCGCGCTCATTAATCGCCTACAGACGCGCGCGATGACGTTGCCGCCCACCGATGAATTGCGACAAATCTTGCAGCGTGGCGGTGCGGACGGGGCAGACGAGCCAGGAGGGCGTTCGCCAGGACGCCGCGCATCTGATCGTGGCGACCTCGGCAACGATCGCAGGCAAGCCTTTACGCGCCGCGGCTCAAGCGATGATGGGCTGTTGCCGCCGGCGACGGATGGGAATTTGGCGTTAGACGCCAGCGATGCCGATCCTCAAGATCTCGCCGGCGTGGTGCTGGAGGGCCGCTATCGCATCGATCGCCTGATCGGCGAGGGCGGCATGGGCATGGTGTACTTGGGCGAGCATATGCAGATCGGCCGCAAGGTCGCGATCAAGGTGCTGCACCAGAGCTATAGCCGGATGCCCGAATTGCTCGAACGATTTCGCCGTGAGGCGCGCGCGGCGTCGCGCATCGGCCACCCCAATATTGTCGATATTACCGATTCAGGCAATACGCCGGGCGGCTCGGCGTACTTTGTCATGGAGTATCTCGACGGCGTCGAGCTTGCGCAGGAGCTCGAGCGCCAGGGCGCCTTGTCGCTGCAGCGGGCCGCGCATATCGGCATTTCGGTATGCCGGGCGCTCGCGGCGGCGCACGCGGTCGGCATCATTCATCGCGACCTCAAACCCGAAAATATTTTCTTGCTTAAAAAAGACGGCGGCCCGGACGTGGTCAAGGTGCTCGACTTTGGCATCGCCAAGACCGCCGAGGCCGAAGAGGTCCGCGAACGTCGCCTTACCAGCCCGGGCATGACGATGGGCACGCCGGAGTATATGGCGCCAGAGCAGGCGGCCGGCAAGCTGGCGGATGTCCGCTCGGATATCTATTCGGTGGGCGCGGTGCTCTACGAAATGTTAACCGGCGTGCCGCCCTATTACGGCGAAAATTTCCTCGAGATTCTTACCAAAAAAGCGACCGTCGATCCGCAGCCAACCGTAGCGCTGCGCAAGTCAATCCCCGCCAGCGTCGATGCCTTGGTCATGCGCGCGATGGCGCGCGATCCAAGCGCGCGGCAGCAAACCATGGCAGAGCTCGAGGCAGATTTAGCGCGCGTGGTCGCCGAAGAGCAGGCCGCGTTTGCGCTGGCTCCTACCGGTGAGCGGCGGCGCTTGTCTAGCCTGCCGCCCATGCTCTCTCCGTCCGCGGCTGAGTCCGTGGGGCAAGCCGCCTTCGTGTCGCCGCTTACGCCGACCTTGCCGTTTTCGCCCTTTGACTCCCACCAAGGCCTCGCCAGCGCCGTAGATGTTGCGAACGTTTCGTCACCTTCTCATAGTGGGCTGGTGACGCCGATGGAAGGCAGCCATTCGAGCGTGCCCTACACCGACGCCGTCGTGCGGGTGAAGCCGTCGTCTTGGACCACGCTCGCGGGCATCGTGCTCGGCGCATCGGTTATTGCGATCTTGGGGATCTTGCTTTACGCGGCAGCCGGCGAGCGCAATGGTGGCGATGCCAAGGCCGCGGCGCAGGCGGAAATGTTGATGACGGGCAAGCAGGCTACGTTGCCCGTGCCAAGCCCCGCGCCACCCGTTGCGATCGAAGCCGCGCCTGTGAGCGCCCAGGTGCCGCCTATGGCCGGCGCGGCGACGCAGGCCGATGCGGCCGCCCCGCCGCCGGCACCTAGTAGCGACGTTACCTCTCGCGACAGCAGCAACGAACGCGGCACCCCAAAGTCACGGCCATCGACGCGCAAAGAAACCGTGCGCGTTGCGACGCCAAAGCGATCCGACGACGCGGTGAAATTACTTGACCGGGCGGACAAGCTCGCGAGCCAAGGCGAAACCGCGACGGCCCGCGTCTACTACGATGCGGTGCTCGATTCTAACATGCTGGCGGGGCGCGCCTATCTCGGGCTAGGTCGGCTTGAACTTGCGGCCAATCCCAAGAAGGCGGCGGCGCTATTTGAGAAGGCCGCGGCCAAAGGCGCGTCGGTCGACGCCAATCGCCTGTTGGCGCCCTTGTATGAAAAGCTCGGCGAGCCGCGCAAGGCGGCCGAACGCTACGAATGGTTGATGGAGTCTGACCCCAAGCGCAAGGCCGAGTGGAGCCGCGCGTTGAGTCGCCTGCGCGCCCGCTAG
- the sppA gene encoding signal peptide peptidase SppA translates to MQQTCQRHHRFFRMPHPRHLTPIIVLTAFIGIASPQAASAQAETYATEPTLGVESERLTLSGQFDAQAATQNPGGLALLRGGNTVLTYEGAAESQATAAGWGAGLFVASAPRRFWAGSAVATGLEFIRPTAGRVTPSVGTPLRLTNALAVPLGATAGLGVAWHHYCDRGPLGGLDTFTLGLAARLGRHVSFGAVLRDANAPIVQGAEVQRRYELEATMRPWRDARMEVRLGGRVGEVRGDVGAWAGAAVRVAPGVTLNATALTRQAFVIDGEGGERKTRDVEGWLGLSIAAGKTVMSTWGGLGRRGQANGFRGAGGSIAIFASPRASQVRHPPRLERVVLRGAMTDRTLRETVDRLTWLARQDNVKVVTLAIDDLAAGWATMRELRLAVAQLAATKQVYAYLVGAGMREYYVASAASKVYVDPAGGLRLLGVASASVFVRDFIEQLGGQAEFEKIAEYKSAPEMFTEMGPTPAAQAMRDELVGELFDVLVKDVARSRRLSEEAARDALVGGPYAPVSEKLAPLIDGVATPAELSEIISKGHPGVRVGRNQPPEPETWSSPVIGLVYIDGDIVDGASRETPLIGRRAVGSKTVVAALSELAANRRVQAVVIRINTPGGSALASELISRKISEVAAHKPVFCSLGDVAASGGYFAAAACSRVFASPNTITGSIGIFAGKFNFASGLARLGIAVHVSKRGDRADMDGFARARTEEEQALVREQLRYYYGRFVDTVAKGRGLTTAQVDATGRGLVISGRRALAVGLVDELGTFADAIAAARAQAGIAEADEVQLISLPRRQRGLLQLVSRFITAQASLEPSSTSQLPPYVREALEAIPTSLLLEPGTVQARLPFVLMWP, encoded by the coding sequence ATGCAGCAAACTTGCCAGCGTCATCACCGTTTTTTTCGCATGCCGCACCCACGGCACCTGACGCCCATTATCGTGCTGACCGCGTTCATCGGAATTGCATCGCCGCAAGCGGCGAGCGCACAAGCCGAAACCTATGCCACTGAGCCTACGCTGGGCGTGGAGTCCGAGCGCCTCACGCTAAGTGGCCAATTCGATGCGCAGGCGGCGACGCAAAATCCTGGCGGCTTGGCGCTCCTGCGCGGTGGCAACACGGTGCTCACCTACGAAGGTGCCGCTGAGTCGCAGGCGACGGCCGCAGGATGGGGCGCGGGCTTGTTTGTCGCGTCGGCCCCGCGACGGTTTTGGGCGGGCAGCGCCGTGGCAACGGGGCTTGAGTTCATACGACCCACCGCTGGGCGCGTCACGCCCTCCGTCGGGACTCCGTTGCGCCTCACCAACGCGCTGGCCGTGCCGCTTGGCGCGACGGCGGGACTGGGTGTGGCGTGGCATCACTATTGTGACCGCGGCCCCTTGGGTGGGCTGGATACCTTCACGCTCGGCCTAGCGGCACGGCTGGGGAGGCATGTCTCGTTTGGCGCGGTGCTCCGCGACGCCAATGCGCCAATCGTCCAGGGCGCAGAGGTGCAGCGGCGTTACGAGCTGGAGGCAACCATGCGGCCTTGGCGTGACGCGCGCATGGAGGTGCGGCTGGGCGGCCGCGTTGGCGAGGTGCGCGGTGACGTGGGCGCCTGGGCAGGCGCGGCGGTGCGCGTTGCGCCCGGCGTGACGTTGAACGCCACGGCCTTGACACGGCAGGCATTTGTTATCGACGGCGAGGGAGGTGAGCGCAAGACCCGCGACGTTGAGGGTTGGCTTGGGCTTAGCATCGCCGCCGGGAAAACCGTGATGTCGACCTGGGGCGGCCTTGGCAGGCGAGGGCAGGCGAACGGCTTTCGCGGCGCGGGTGGATCGATCGCTATTTTTGCGTCGCCGAGGGCAAGTCAGGTGCGGCATCCACCTCGGCTTGAGCGCGTCGTACTGCGCGGGGCGATGACGGATCGCACCTTGCGTGAAACCGTGGATCGGTTGACGTGGTTGGCGCGGCAAGACAACGTAAAGGTCGTAACGCTCGCCATCGATGATCTCGCCGCGGGTTGGGCGACCATGCGCGAGCTGCGCCTGGCGGTGGCGCAATTAGCGGCAACCAAGCAAGTCTACGCCTACCTCGTGGGCGCCGGCATGCGCGAGTACTACGTCGCGTCGGCGGCATCAAAGGTTTATGTCGATCCGGCCGGTGGGCTGCGTCTGCTTGGCGTCGCCTCGGCGAGCGTGTTCGTCCGCGATTTCATTGAGCAGCTGGGAGGCCAGGCGGAATTCGAAAAAATTGCCGAATATAAGAGCGCGCCCGAGATGTTTACTGAAATGGGACCAACCCCGGCCGCGCAGGCCATGCGCGACGAGCTGGTCGGCGAGCTGTTTGATGTCCTCGTAAAGGACGTGGCGCGCTCGCGACGCCTCAGCGAGGAGGCCGCGCGCGACGCGCTCGTTGGTGGCCCGTATGCGCCGGTCTCCGAGAAGCTCGCCCCGCTTATCGACGGCGTGGCGACGCCTGCTGAACTCAGCGAGATCATATCCAAGGGCCATCCAGGGGTGCGCGTTGGCCGCAACCAGCCGCCCGAGCCCGAGACGTGGAGTTCGCCCGTGATTGGTCTCGTCTATATCGATGGCGACATCGTCGACGGCGCCTCGCGCGAAACCCCGCTGATTGGGCGTCGCGCCGTGGGCAGCAAGACCGTCGTTGCGGCGCTGAGTGAACTTGCCGCCAATCGGCGCGTGCAGGCCGTGGTGATTCGCATCAACACGCCCGGCGGCTCGGCCTTGGCATCTGAACTCATCTCGCGAAAAATCTCAGAGGTCGCGGCGCACAAGCCCGTGTTCTGTTCGCTCGGTGATGTGGCGGCCTCAGGTGGCTATTTCGCGGCCGCCGCGTGCTCGCGCGTGTTTGCGTCGCCCAATACGATCACGGGGTCGATAGGCATCTTTGCCGGCAAGTTCAATTTCGCGTCGGGGTTGGCGCGCCTGGGCATCGCGGTCCACGTCAGCAAGCGTGGTGACCGCGCCGACATGGATGGGTTCGCGCGCGCCCGTACCGAAGAAGAGCAGGCGCTAGTACGTGAGCAGCTCCGCTACTATTACGGGCGGTTTGTCGACACCGTCGCCAAGGGGCGCGGGCTCACCACGGCGCAGGTCGACGCCACGGGACGGGGGCTGGTGATAAGCGGCCGTCGCGCCTTGGCCGTTGGCCTGGTCGATGAGCTTGGCACCTTCGCCGACGCCATTGCGGCGGCGCGCGCGCAGGCTGGCATCGCGGAGGCCGACGAGGTGCAACTGATTTCGCTACCGCGACGACAACGCGGCCTGCTGCAATTGGTCAGCCGTTTCATAACGGCGCAGGCGTCGCTCGAGCCGTCGTCGACGTCGCAGCTGCCGCCCTACGTACGTGAGGCGCTTGAGGCGATCCCAACCTCGCTCTTGCTAGAGCCGGGCACCGTGCAAGCGCGGCTGCCCTTTGTCCTCATGTGGCCTTAA
- a CDS encoding GatB/YqeY domain-containing protein: MASKLQDELKAQLLTAMKAKDAPTSSIIRMINTRIMEKSTSGSERAEITDELVLDVIGAYKKAMEKARGDFAAAGESGKAQVAELEFEIEWCKKWLPQEMSEAEVRAAVAAAVATLPAKDPKQAGRIIGMLKKQFGDRADVNLVKKIADELLA; the protein is encoded by the coding sequence ATGGCGTCCAAGCTTCAAGATGAATTAAAAGCCCAGCTGCTTACGGCGATGAAGGCCAAGGATGCGCCGACCTCGAGCATCATTCGCATGATCAACACCCGCATCATGGAGAAGTCGACCTCGGGCAGCGAGCGCGCCGAAATCACCGACGAGCTCGTGCTCGACGTGATCGGCGCTTATAAAAAGGCCATGGAAAAGGCGCGCGGCGATTTTGCCGCCGCGGGCGAGAGCGGCAAGGCGCAAGTCGCGGAGCTTGAGTTTGAGATCGAGTGGTGCAAAAAGTGGCTGCCGCAAGAAATGAGCGAGGCCGAGGTGCGCGCCGCCGTCGCCGCCGCCGTCGCCACCTTGCCGGCCAAAGACCCCAAGCAAGCCGGCCGCATCATCGGCATGCTCAAAAAACAATTTGGCGATCGCGCTGACGTCAACCTTGTCAAAAAAATCGCCGACGAATTGCTCGCCTAA